DNA from Actinomyces sp. oral taxon 897:
CGCCGGGGGCGAGCCGCAGGGAGACGTTACTGAGCACGGTGCGGTCGCGGAAGGACACCGTCAGGCCCGTCACCTCGACAGCGGGCGGCTGGCCGCTAAGGGCGGCGGGACGCGCCTCGCACCGGGTCGCCTCCGCCAGGTCGAGGGCCCTCAGCCCCATTGCGTGCCGCTGCTGCGGGGACAGCGCCCTGAACTCGTCCGCGCAGTAGATGCCAGCCACCGCCCCGGCGTCGAGCACGACGTAGCGGTCCGCCAGGTCGGAGAGGTAGCTGAGGCGGTGCTCGCAGACCAGCAGGGCCTTGCCCTGCGACCTCAGCTTGCGGAGCAGTCCCGCCAGATGGACGGTCGCCTGGTGGTCGAGGTTCGCCGAGGGCTCGTCCAGCACGAATGCCTCCGGTCCCAGGGCGTAGGCCCCGGCGATCGCCACCTGCTGCTTCTGCCCGCCGGACATCTTAAAGATGCTCCTACCCGCGAGCGCCCGGATACCCACCTCGTCAATGGTCTCCTCCACCCGGTCCCGCAGCGCGGGGTTGGGGACCCCGGCGTTCTCGAGCCCGAACGCGATCTCGCTGTCGGTGTCGAGGTTGAAGAACTGCGACTTGGGGTTCTGGAAGACCGATCCCACGAGGCGGGCGATCTCGTACCCCTCCATGGAGGAGGCGTCGCGGCCGCAGATCGTGACGCTGCCGCTCAGCTCGTCCGCCTCGTGCCTGGGCAGGAGGCCGTTGACGAGGCTGGTCAGCGTGCTCTTCCCGCAGCCGCTGCGGCCGGTGAGGACCACGAGCTCCCCGGCCCCGACCCTAAAGGAGACGTCCTCAAGAGCCCGGGCGGGTGCGGCGGCGTAGCGGAACGAGACGTGCGAGAACTCGATCATCTGACCATCCCCCCTGCGCACAGGCCGACGAAGGCGAGGATGACGACGACGTCGGCCGCGCCGAGTGCGAGGTCCACCAGGCAGGTCCTGGGAGCGGGGTTGTCAATGCCTCGCACCAGCGCGGCGTCGGCGATCTCGTCGGCGATCACCGTGGCGCTGACCAGCATGGGGACGTAGAGCCTCGTGGTGACCTCGAGGGGATGACGCAGGAGGGACAGCGGCGTGGGGCTCAGGCCGCGGACCGCCATGGCATCGCGCAGGTTACGCGCCTGCTCGCGCATGGCCGGGAAGTAGCGGAAGACGACGGCGAAGGGCGTGACCAGGACGCGCGGCACGTGCCAGCGCGTCAGGGCGGCGACGAACTCGTTGACACGGGTGGTCTGGACAATGACCGCCCCGGTGACGCCGGCGGGGAACACCTTGCCAATGATCTGGAAGAACGTGACCACGAACAGCTGGGCCGCGGGCGGAAGGTACCTCTCCCCGAGCACCTGCGCGCCCGCGACGAGGGCGTAGGCGGCCGCGGCCACCAGTGCCGTCCTCAGCCTTCCGCAGGCCGCCGCGAGGAGGACGGCCGCGGCCACCAGGACGTGGGCGTAGCCGGGACGCACGGCGATCGTCAGCGCGAGGTTGACGAGCACGAGGACGACCAGCTTGGTGCGCGGGTCGAGGCGCAGGCCCCACCGCCCCTGACGGTCCTTACCCACTGAAGCCGGTCTCAGGCGACGATACCGGCGCGGGTGAGGTGGCGGGCGAGCATCCGCCGCCCCAGCAGCGTGCCGAGCCAGGCGGCGAGGAGGGTGCCCACGGTGATCGCCACCAGGAGCCAGTAGCTCGCCGCGGCGA
Protein-coding regions in this window:
- a CDS encoding ABC transporter ATP-binding protein, giving the protein MIEFSHVSFRYAAAPARALEDVSFRVGAGELVVLTGRSGCGKSTLTSLVNGLLPRHEADELSGSVTICGRDASSMEGYEIARLVGSVFQNPKSQFFNLDTDSEIAFGLENAGVPNPALRDRVEETIDEVGIRALAGRSIFKMSGGQKQQVAIAGAYALGPEAFVLDEPSANLDHQATVHLAGLLRKLRSQGKALLVCEHRLSYLSDLADRYVVLDAGAVAGIYCADEFRALSPQQRHAMGLRALDLAEATRCEARPAALSGQPPAVEVTGLTVSFRDRTVLSNVSLRLAPGEVVGLIGDNGAGKTTLLRALCGLQKAGAGAFALQGRPVRQRDLRGRVFLVMQDVNAQLFGETLAEECAIGLRHPSQPDIDRVLERLGLLELRDRHPLSLSGGQKQRAALASGLCSARGVLVLDEPTSGLDRESMVAMSDLVLTAAEAGTAVLVVSHDVEFLALVCTRVEELRGGQLQPPTGQDPSARLREFFGRSGGEATDGPGPAKGAEAVDTARGSSRLLTQTKEVP
- a CDS encoding energy-coupling factor transporter transmembrane component T, translated to MGKDRQGRWGLRLDPRTKLVVLVLVNLALTIAVRPGYAHVLVAAAVLLAAACGRLRTALVAAAAYALVAGAQVLGERYLPPAAQLFVVTFFQIIGKVFPAGVTGAVIVQTTRVNEFVAALTRWHVPRVLVTPFAVVFRYFPAMREQARNLRDAMAVRGLSPTPLSLLRHPLEVTTRLYVPMLVSATVIADEIADAALVRGIDNPAPRTCLVDLALGAADVVVILAFVGLCAGGMVR